Proteins from a genomic interval of Desertifilum tharense IPPAS B-1220:
- a CDS encoding glycosyltransferase family 4 protein: protein MRLAYLTTYDIFNRNTWSKNNTGLNSTGYYLANHLKQQSVDIDYIGPLEKKTSIVTRLKWSFYRKLKQKDYYRWAEPLILKDYAKKASKKIAQFDSDIIFCPENAVPIAYLESDKPIVLYTDSTLAGLIGFYPWLDNICEETKKNIYHLEKLALERCQLVVFPSDWAAQTAINVYQISPKKIKIVPWGATVECDRTFEDIDKMIQNRPNLPCKLLFLGVDWVRKGGDIALQVAKQLNQSGLATELTIVGCHPPASSNLPDFVNCLGFLKRNTELEKQQFNQLLANTHFLILPSRAEAYGLVFCEANSFATPCLATNVGGIPGVIRDDYNGKTFSLDASVSDYCQYIANLMSNYEEYQQLAFKSYAEYQSRLNWTVTSQKIQELLEGLLD from the coding sequence ATGCGTCTTGCTTATCTGACAACTTATGATATTTTCAATCGCAATACCTGGTCAAAAAATAATACAGGATTAAATAGTACAGGGTATTACTTGGCAAATCATTTAAAACAACAATCTGTTGATATTGACTATATTGGTCCTTTAGAGAAGAAGACTTCAATTGTAACGCGCTTAAAATGGAGTTTTTATCGAAAACTCAAACAAAAAGATTATTACCGATGGGCAGAACCTTTGATTCTAAAAGATTATGCCAAGAAAGCCTCTAAAAAGATAGCACAATTTGACTCGGACATTATCTTTTGCCCAGAAAATGCAGTTCCTATCGCTTATTTAGAATCTGATAAGCCAATTGTTCTATATACTGATTCAACGCTTGCTGGACTCATTGGATTTTATCCTTGGCTTGACAACATCTGCGAAGAAACAAAAAAGAATATTTACCATTTAGAAAAGCTAGCTTTAGAACGTTGTCAACTCGTTGTTTTTCCTTCCGATTGGGCAGCACAAACCGCCATAAACGTCTATCAAATATCACCCAAAAAGATTAAAATTGTACCTTGGGGAGCTACTGTTGAGTGCGATCGCACTTTTGAAGATATCGATAAAATGATTCAAAATAGACCTAATCTACCCTGTAAACTTCTATTTTTAGGAGTAGATTGGGTGAGAAAAGGAGGAGACATTGCCCTTCAAGTTGCTAAACAATTAAATCAAAGCGGACTGGCAACAGAATTAACAATTGTTGGATGTCACCCCCCAGCCAGTTCCAATTTACCAGATTTTGTTAATTGTCTAGGCTTCCTGAAAAGAAACACAGAGCTAGAAAAGCAACAATTTAACCAACTCTTAGCCAATACTCATTTCCTAATTCTACCTTCACGCGCTGAAGCGTATGGTCTTGTCTTTTGTGAAGCCAACTCTTTTGCAACTCCTTGTTTAGCAACCAATGTGGGTGGAATTCCAGGCGTTATTCGAGATGATTATAATGGCAAAACATTTTCTCTAGATGCATCTGTCTCAGATTATTGCCAATATATTGCGAACCTCATGTCTAACTATGAAGAGTATCAACAATTAGCCTTTAAATCCTACGCTGAATACCAATCTCGCTTAAACTGGACTGTCACTAGCCAAAAGATTCAAGAACTTCTTGAAGGGTTGCTAGATTAA
- a CDS encoding glycosyltransferase family 4 protein, which translates to MKVAFISHFDLLNPSRWQRQQMGNLGSSLYMYKSLKNACERLEYIGPLEERHSLAAKLENLKYKICRKLSSSKTYHYWAEPSVNRNYAKQLEQKLSQSDADIIFSPQLSLLSYLDCPQPTVVWTDSTCAGIIPYYPDIFGDPVSASLKHITELDRRALQNCSLAIFSSDWAAKTAIELYQVDPHKVKVIPTGVNMDCDRTEADIKDFISRRSRKICQLLFVGVDWHRKGGDIALDVIKKLNQLNFKSELVVVGCQPISEEPLPDFVRVMGFINKSTEAGKQKLETLFQESHFLIMPSRGDCTPASIREASSFGLPSLSTNFGGIPTLIKDEYNGKVFDLEADIQEYCNYIVKTFNNIDSYQKLAISSFNEYQTRLNWNIAARQVKELLMSCI; encoded by the coding sequence ATGAAAGTTGCTTTTATTAGCCATTTCGATCTTCTGAATCCTAGTCGTTGGCAACGCCAGCAAATGGGCAACCTAGGCAGTAGTCTTTACATGTATAAAAGCCTTAAAAATGCTTGCGAACGCCTAGAGTATATTGGGCCTTTAGAGGAAAGACATTCCCTCGCTGCCAAATTAGAAAACCTTAAATATAAGATTTGTCGAAAGCTTTCTAGTTCCAAGACTTATCACTATTGGGCAGAACCTTCAGTTAATCGAAATTATGCCAAGCAGTTAGAACAAAAATTATCACAAAGCGATGCAGATATTATTTTTTCTCCCCAACTTAGCCTCTTATCCTACTTAGACTGCCCTCAGCCAACTGTAGTATGGACAGATTCAACTTGTGCAGGAATTATTCCTTACTATCCCGATATTTTTGGCGATCCTGTTTCGGCTTCGCTAAAACATATAACAGAATTGGATCGGCGAGCATTGCAGAATTGTTCTCTAGCAATTTTCTCATCAGATTGGGCAGCCAAAACAGCTATTGAACTTTATCAAGTCGATCCTCATAAAGTTAAGGTTATTCCGACAGGCGTGAATATGGATTGCGATCGCACTGAAGCGGATATTAAAGATTTCATTTCTCGTCGCTCTAGAAAGATTTGTCAATTACTTTTTGTGGGAGTTGATTGGCATAGAAAAGGGGGGGATATTGCTCTTGATGTTATCAAAAAACTCAATCAACTCAACTTCAAATCTGAATTAGTTGTTGTAGGTTGTCAACCCATCAGCGAAGAACCTTTGCCAGATTTTGTTCGGGTAATGGGTTTTATCAACAAATCAACAGAAGCAGGAAAACAAAAATTAGAAACTCTTTTTCAAGAATCTCATTTTTTGATTATGCCTTCTAGAGGAGATTGTACGCCCGCATCTATCCGAGAAGCAAGCTCTTTTGGACTTCCTAGTCTTTCAACTAACTTTGGAGGAATTCCCACGTTAATTAAGGATGAATATAATGGTAAGGTTTTTGATTTGGAAGCGGACATACAAGAATATTGCAATTACATCGTAAAAACGTTTAATAATATAGATTCTTATCAGAAATTGGCAATTTCATCATTTAATGAATATCAAACTCGATTAAACTGGAATATAGCAGCAAGACAAGTTAAAGAGCTTTTGATGAGCTGCATATAG
- the hpsE gene encoding hormogonium polysaccharide biosynthesis glycosyltransferase HpsE, which produces MDFTVAIATYNGALRLPEVLDALLAQTGTAGIQWEVLVVDNNSQDRTAQVVEEYRQRWQPDSGLRYLFEGRQGAAYARQCAVESAHSDLIGFLDDDNIPGVNWVAQAYRFGCDRPQVGAYGGRIHAKLDGSPPPYFDQVRSYLTVYDRGKQPFQYHRNAKPRKIPPAPGVVIRKQAWQQVVPLPENLLVRGRDEKTMLAGEDAEVMFRIQNTQWEVWHNPDMEVWHHIYPHRLEQAYLLKLARGYGLSNHLIRLSRYPSWQHPFLQLLIPLYTLRDSLKLANYYWKHQKTLAQDVGKACELQSKIGQLYSPYFSLYHKLTQGF; this is translated from the coding sequence GTGGATTTTACAGTCGCGATCGCCACGTACAATGGAGCGCTCCGCTTGCCCGAAGTCCTAGATGCGTTATTGGCACAAACTGGGACGGCAGGAATCCAGTGGGAAGTGCTAGTCGTTGATAATAACAGTCAGGATCGGACCGCACAGGTTGTTGAAGAATATCGCCAACGATGGCAACCCGACAGTGGCTTAAGATATCTGTTTGAAGGGAGACAAGGGGCTGCCTATGCTCGTCAATGTGCGGTTGAATCTGCCCATAGCGATCTGATCGGCTTTTTGGATGATGATAATATTCCCGGCGTTAACTGGGTGGCTCAAGCTTATCGCTTTGGGTGTGATCGCCCTCAAGTTGGTGCCTATGGGGGAAGAATTCATGCCAAACTCGATGGTTCTCCACCCCCCTATTTTGACCAAGTAAGAAGCTACCTAACAGTCTACGATCGCGGCAAGCAACCTTTTCAGTATCACCGTAACGCCAAACCCCGCAAGATTCCTCCAGCCCCCGGTGTCGTCATTCGCAAGCAAGCATGGCAACAAGTTGTTCCTCTCCCGGAAAACCTGCTAGTTCGCGGTAGAGATGAAAAAACAATGCTCGCAGGCGAAGACGCAGAAGTTATGTTTCGCATCCAAAACACCCAATGGGAAGTTTGGCATAACCCCGATATGGAAGTTTGGCACCACATCTACCCTCATCGTCTAGAACAAGCATATCTTCTTAAACTCGCGCGAGGTTACGGCCTATCCAATCATCTCATTCGCTTATCCCGCTACCCCTCCTGGCAGCACCCTTTCCTGCAACTGCTGATTCCCCTCTATACACTTCGCGATAGTTTAAAGCTTGCCAACTACTACTGGAAACATCAAAAAACGCTCGCTCAAGATGTCGGCAAAGCCTGCGAACTCCAATCCAAAATCGGTCAACTCTACAGTCCCTACTTCAGCCTATATCACAAGCTGACTCAAGGTTTTTGA
- a CDS encoding methyl-accepting chemotaxis protein, which produces MKLSTKLYLGFAIPAVALVGIGAYSIYGFNRIDRAVTTIYDDRIVPLQSLKTISDRYAIDTIDAVNKANSRLISPDSARQTIDRAIAQAQQEWQLYKQTQFTPQEAQLVAQTENLLLAADREVAQVQQVLNAQDFNQLANYNRSLYLAIDPLTEQLQQLSQLQLQVALQERDRTEAIYQETLWFFIPFLVVALLLGSPVGFAIVKRAIVATLADNIDEIVRSMNGIATATAQHERIALSQVSSVHQTTTAVDRVESTSQESARQAQLAVSRARQALTLSETGSQSMSQNLQQMSQLKQKVAQMQQQIHHLSEQTQQIGAIAELVNGIANQTNMLALNAAIEAVRAGDRGQGFAVISQEIRKLSDQSQKSTEQIHHLVAQIQSAIAQTQKVTLEETQTVEDGVKIAAETASIFANVGEAISEVVSSFQQISDNANQQANALQQIAMAMNALTQASQETTSGITQTKNSTQKLQETTLNLKTML; this is translated from the coding sequence ATGAAACTGTCTACCAAACTCTATTTGGGCTTCGCCATTCCAGCAGTTGCCCTAGTCGGGATCGGCGCTTATTCCATTTATGGCTTTAATCGGATCGATCGAGCCGTCACGACGATCTATGACGATCGCATTGTCCCGTTACAGTCTTTAAAAACGATCTCCGATCGGTATGCCATTGATACAATTGATGCCGTGAATAAAGCCAATTCTCGGCTCATCTCGCCCGATAGCGCCCGCCAAACCATCGATCGGGCGATCGCGCAAGCTCAACAAGAGTGGCAACTCTACAAACAGACGCAATTTACCCCCCAAGAAGCCCAACTAGTGGCTCAAACGGAGAACTTGCTGCTAGCCGCCGATCGCGAAGTTGCCCAGGTTCAACAGGTGCTAAATGCCCAAGATTTCAACCAGTTGGCGAATTATAATCGTTCTTTATACCTGGCGATCGATCCGCTCACGGAGCAACTGCAACAACTCAGTCAGCTTCAGTTACAGGTGGCACTCCAAGAACGCGATCGCACAGAGGCGATTTATCAAGAAACGCTGTGGTTTTTTATCCCCTTTCTCGTCGTTGCCCTTCTGCTCGGTTCTCCAGTCGGGTTTGCCATTGTCAAACGGGCAATTGTGGCAACCTTAGCCGACAATATTGATGAAATTGTCCGATCGATGAATGGGATTGCCACGGCGACGGCGCAACACGAACGGATCGCCCTTTCCCAGGTGTCTTCAGTGCATCAAACCACAACGGCTGTCGATCGGGTGGAAAGTACCTCTCAAGAGTCGGCCCGCCAAGCGCAACTGGCCGTTAGTCGCGCCCGCCAAGCGCTAACCCTGAGCGAAACGGGCAGCCAAAGCATGAGCCAAAACCTTCAGCAAATGTCGCAACTCAAGCAGAAGGTGGCACAGATGCAGCAGCAAATTCACCACTTGAGCGAGCAAACGCAGCAAATTGGAGCGATCGCCGAATTGGTGAATGGTATTGCCAATCAAACCAATATGCTAGCGCTGAATGCAGCGATTGAGGCGGTACGGGCAGGCGATCGCGGCCAGGGTTTTGCCGTGATTTCCCAGGAGATTCGCAAGCTTTCTGACCAATCTCAGAAGTCAACCGAGCAAATTCATCATTTGGTGGCGCAGATCCAAAGCGCGATCGCCCAAACGCAAAAGGTGACGCTCGAAGAAACCCAAACCGTTGAAGATGGGGTTAAAATTGCCGCCGAAACCGCTTCCATTTTTGCCAACGTTGGGGAGGCAATTTCTGAAGTCGTCTCTAGTTTTCAACAAATTTCCGATAATGCCAACCAACAGGCTAATGCTTTGCAACAAATTGCAATGGCGATGAATGCCCTGACGCAAGCCTCCCAGGAAACCACCAGCGGGATTACCCAAACGAAAAACAGTACCCAGAAACTCCAAGAAACAACGTTGAATCTCAAAACCATGCTCTGA
- a CDS encoding methyl-accepting chemotaxis protein, whose translation MLKSLKLKERLLIGYAIPVVIYLGLAGLVYGTAQQIFQTFKEVERVQSVIVGANDLSDKSQGMIRGFRGYLAVENPRFLEEYQTASAEFGVALEAIRGLVVDPSQQQRLVELDSLKRQYESQTFQMISLLQNNQRTEALEIFNRGQATQFVEQFDRLNQEFAISEENLLQQQTTRATESLQNLITLVILGSLVLIVSAVTIALWIAGGVARSINQASSAIASSSTEIGATIEQQERTATQQATSVNETTTTMDELGASSRQVAEQAEASVAGAKRALLLTQGGAKAVESTLEGMEELKQRVSAIAEQIVLLSEQTGQIGNISALVSDLANQTNILALNAAVEAVRAGEHGKGFAVVASEIRKLADQSKKSAEKINTLVREIQASINSTVMVTEEGTKTVEEGVQIAQKTADAFTGVAEAVNDVVLNNQQIFLNIKQQAIAVQQVVEAMNALNLGAKETAGGISQARMGTQKLSEAALDLKAIV comes from the coding sequence ATGTTGAAATCATTAAAACTTAAAGAGCGCTTACTCATTGGCTATGCGATTCCTGTGGTAATCTACTTGGGTTTAGCGGGGTTAGTCTACGGAACGGCTCAACAAATTTTTCAGACGTTTAAGGAGGTTGAGCGGGTTCAATCGGTGATTGTAGGCGCTAACGATTTGTCTGATAAATCTCAAGGGATGATTCGTGGGTTTCGAGGTTATTTGGCGGTAGAAAATCCGCGTTTTTTAGAAGAGTATCAAACTGCATCCGCAGAGTTTGGTGTCGCCCTAGAAGCGATTAGAGGGTTGGTTGTCGATCCATCACAACAACAGCGCCTCGTAGAGCTTGATAGTTTAAAGAGGCAGTATGAATCACAAACCTTTCAAATGATTTCGCTGCTGCAAAATAACCAAAGAACAGAAGCTCTCGAAATCTTTAATCGGGGTCAAGCAACGCAGTTTGTAGAGCAATTTGACCGCCTGAATCAGGAATTTGCGATTTCAGAAGAGAATTTACTTCAACAACAGACCACAAGGGCGACAGAATCATTACAAAATTTGATTACTTTAGTGATTTTAGGCTCATTAGTCTTAATTGTTTCTGCGGTGACAATTGCCCTGTGGATTGCTGGAGGAGTGGCTCGAAGTATTAATCAGGCTTCAAGCGCGATCGCCAGTTCTTCCACTGAAATTGGCGCAACCATCGAACAGCAGGAACGCACCGCCACCCAACAAGCCACCTCAGTGAACGAAACAACCACGACAATGGACGAACTCGGCGCATCTTCCCGACAAGTTGCCGAACAAGCGGAAGCCTCTGTCGCCGGGGCAAAACGAGCCTTGCTTTTGACTCAAGGGGGGGCCAAAGCGGTTGAAAGTACCCTAGAAGGGATGGAGGAACTCAAGCAACGCGTCAGCGCGATCGCCGAACAAATCGTACTACTAAGCGAACAGACGGGGCAAATTGGTAATATTTCTGCCTTGGTGAGCGACTTAGCCAACCAAACCAATATTCTTGCTTTAAATGCAGCCGTTGAAGCCGTGCGGGCTGGCGAACATGGGAAAGGGTTTGCCGTCGTTGCCAGCGAAATTCGCAAACTTGCCGATCAAAGCAAAAAATCAGCCGAAAAAATTAATACCCTTGTCCGCGAAATTCAAGCCTCTATCAACTCAACCGTGATGGTGACAGAGGAGGGAACCAAAACCGTTGAAGAAGGCGTGCAGATTGCTCAAAAAACCGCAGATGCGTTTACAGGCGTTGCAGAGGCCGTCAATGATGTGGTTCTCAATAACCAGCAAATTTTCCTCAACATTAAGCAACAAGCGATCGCCGTTCAGCAAGTGGTAGAAGCCATGAATGCGCTGAACTTGGGCGCGAAAGAAACCGCCGGGGGAATTTCTCAAGCGCGGATGGGAACGCAGAAACTCAGTGAAGCAGCGCTCGATCTCAAAGCAATTGTTTAG
- a CDS encoding chemotaxis protein CheW has protein sequence MFRINSALYGIDALYVEEIFFLPELTPIAEVSADIAGAINWRGEIVPIIDLLTRLGQTGQPYSLNDSIIMLKKQNDCLGIIVNQVCDVSMIETSQIASTASYRRSGTPDPAGSATYFVEGIAQVNTDLMMLLDADRLLQYRESIAPTHLFNGDSGELPAVSHPKPLRFQEFTPQQLEVLHQRAENLRHEVTSQDLSGLLPIAVIGLNGEYFGLDLEIVCEFTEINQIAPIPCCPPHIVGNINLRGEILTLIDIRMFLNLDPASKQKITKAIVVEVEEILAGIIVDEVCDVMYLLPAQIKPVPAAVQSQDEQFLRGTVRYRSQMMSLLDLAKILLQERLVVNSEL, from the coding sequence ATGTTTCGCATCAACAGTGCCCTGTATGGCATTGACGCCTTATATGTTGAGGAAATTTTTTTTCTACCAGAGTTAACCCCTATCGCCGAAGTTTCAGCAGATATTGCAGGGGCAATCAATTGGCGCGGTGAAATTGTTCCTATTATTGATTTACTGACGCGTTTAGGTCAAACTGGGCAACCTTATAGCCTGAATGACAGCATTATTATGCTTAAAAAGCAAAATGATTGCCTAGGAATTATCGTCAATCAAGTTTGCGATGTCAGCATGATTGAGACTAGCCAGATCGCCTCAACTGCATCATACCGTCGATCGGGAACGCCCGATCCTGCTGGCAGTGCAACTTATTTTGTAGAAGGAATTGCCCAAGTCAATACAGATCTGATGATGCTGCTAGATGCCGATAGACTGTTACAATATCGCGAATCTATAGCCCCTACTCATCTGTTTAATGGTGACTCCGGCGAACTTCCCGCCGTCTCCCACCCCAAACCCCTTAGATTTCAAGAGTTTACACCTCAGCAACTCGAAGTGCTGCACCAACGGGCAGAAAACTTGCGCCATGAAGTCACCAGCCAAGATTTAAGCGGTTTGTTGCCTATTGCAGTTATCGGCTTAAACGGCGAATATTTTGGTCTAGATTTAGAAATTGTTTGCGAGTTTACTGAAATTAACCAAATTGCCCCTATTCCCTGTTGCCCGCCGCATATTGTCGGAAATATCAACTTACGAGGAGAAATTCTGACCTTAATTGATATCCGGATGTTTCTGAATCTAGATCCTGCTTCTAAACAAAAGATAACTAAAGCAATCGTTGTGGAAGTTGAAGAAATTCTGGCAGGAATTATTGTTGATGAAGTCTGCGATGTTATGTATTTATTACCTGCTCAAATTAAGCCCGTACCCGCTGCCGTTCAATCCCAAGACGAGCAGTTTTTACGGGGAACCGTTCGCTATCGCAGTCAAATGATGAGCTTGCTCGATTTGGCTAAAATCCTCTTACAAGAAAGATTAGTTGTTAATAGCGAACTTTAA
- a CDS encoding CheR family methyltransferase, protein MSLSPSFSQSLFDGFVQRISTTTGLQIRPQDAPTLRQKIINRCRLLRLSSPEAYYELLSASGTESFREWQALISLITTGESYFFRDRGQFSVLRDRLLPELIQRQRQVSPERPTLKIWSAGCSTGEEAYSLAILLTELIADWQNWNLTIVGTDINQTALEKARQGFYGDWSFRWVDKTLIHRYFERTKEEWKISHQIAKLVQFRYDNLVEYFSPNFNDFAQVDLAICRNVFVYFDFAAIERSLQKIYQRLNPGGYLISGHTELQGQNLTQFQIKVFPESVVYQRPIVGRTEPDRTQPQIDSFLPLVNPVKQPKPLILSPEATLASVSASPKQPKLTPKKTETCSLPEEEIQSLITQAELLFQQKKYPQALTLVTELLEKKLPLFELFYLTARIHANLGNLKPASDYGSRAIELNPLIVEPYFLLAHIAEEEGNIEQAKHYLKRAIYLEPHTLSAYLELGSLYTKQGDMNRARKMWQIAVELLEHQPPQAKIESGKETTVAEVLAMVRKNLKNT, encoded by the coding sequence GTGTCTTTGTCACCATCGTTTAGTCAAAGTTTGTTTGATGGCTTTGTGCAACGCATTTCTACTACAACTGGGCTGCAAATTCGCCCCCAAGATGCCCCAACGTTACGCCAAAAAATCATCAATCGCTGTCGGCTGCTGCGGCTGAGTTCGCCAGAGGCTTATTATGAGTTATTGAGTGCTAGCGGTACAGAAAGCTTTCGGGAATGGCAAGCGTTAATTAGCTTAATTACTACTGGGGAAAGCTATTTTTTTCGCGATCGCGGTCAGTTTTCGGTTCTGCGCGATCGCCTTCTACCCGAATTGATTCAACGACAAAGACAAGTCTCCCCAGAACGCCCAACGCTGAAGATTTGGAGTGCAGGGTGTTCAACCGGAGAAGAAGCCTATTCTTTAGCAATTTTGTTAACCGAACTAATTGCAGATTGGCAAAATTGGAACTTAACGATCGTCGGTACCGATATTAATCAAACAGCTTTAGAAAAAGCCCGACAAGGCTTCTATGGAGATTGGTCATTTCGCTGGGTCGATAAAACCCTGATTCACCGTTATTTTGAACGCACTAAAGAAGAGTGGAAAATCTCTCATCAAATTGCTAAATTAGTTCAATTTCGTTATGATAATTTAGTTGAATACTTTTCCCCTAATTTTAATGATTTTGCCCAAGTCGATTTAGCAATTTGTCGGAATGTTTTTGTCTATTTTGACTTTGCGGCTATTGAGCGATCGCTGCAAAAAATCTATCAACGCCTCAATCCAGGGGGCTACCTCATTTCAGGACATACTGAACTTCAAGGACAAAATCTAACTCAATTTCAGATTAAAGTTTTTCCAGAATCTGTTGTCTATCAGCGCCCTATTGTAGGTAGAACAGAACCGGATCGAACTCAACCCCAAATAGACTCATTTTTACCCTTAGTCAACCCGGTTAAACAACCCAAACCTCTAATTTTATCTCCGGAAGCAACCTTAGCTTCTGTATCAGCTTCCCCTAAACAGCCAAAGCTAACCCCAAAAAAGACAGAAACTTGTTCGCTTCCTGAAGAAGAAATTCAATCTCTCATTACCCAAGCCGAACTTTTATTTCAACAGAAAAAATATCCCCAAGCTTTAACCCTAGTTACTGAACTTTTAGAGAAAAAACTACCTTTATTTGAGCTATTTTATCTCACAGCCCGCATCCATGCCAATCTCGGCAACCTCAAACCCGCAAGCGACTATGGCAGCCGCGCCATTGAACTCAATCCCTTAATCGTGGAACCCTACTTTTTGCTCGCCCATATCGCAGAAGAAGAAGGAAATATTGAACAAGCCAAGCATTATCTAAAAAGAGCCATTTATCTCGAACCTCATACGCTTTCCGCCTATTTAGAACTTGGATCGCTTTATACCAAACAAGGAGACATGAATCGGGCCCGAAAAATGTGGCAAATTGCCGTAGAATTGTTAGAACATCAGCCGCCCCAAGCCAAAATAGAATCTGGCAAAGAAACGACTGTTGCTGAGGTGTTGGCAATGGTTAGAAAAAACTTAAAGAATACTTAA
- a CDS encoding HAD-IIIA family hydrolase — protein MANTQRAVFLDRDGVLNQEVGYIHALEDLNLIPGVAEAVRRLNQANLFCCLVTNQSGPARSYYGIDHVDALHQRLTHLLAVEAGARLDAIYCCPYLSPSAGGVNPEFTRWSTWRKPNTGMLVAAAWDHHLDLQQSFMVGDKATDVDMARNAGCRGILVQTGYGDRVLSGDYQHHAQPDYIARDLADAVGWILADESL, from the coding sequence GTGGCAAACACTCAACGCGCCGTCTTTTTAGACCGAGACGGCGTTCTTAATCAAGAAGTCGGTTACATTCACGCGCTTGAAGACTTAAACTTAATTCCGGGCGTGGCGGAGGCGGTACGGCGGCTAAACCAGGCGAATCTGTTTTGCTGTCTGGTCACGAATCAATCGGGGCCTGCCCGCAGTTACTATGGCATCGATCATGTGGATGCTTTGCATCAGCGTCTCACTCACCTGTTGGCGGTGGAAGCGGGGGCGAGGTTAGATGCCATTTATTGCTGTCCGTACCTCAGTCCCTCGGCTGGCGGCGTTAACCCGGAATTTACCCGCTGGAGTACCTGGCGCAAACCCAATACGGGGATGTTAGTGGCGGCGGCGTGGGATCATCATCTCGATCTTCAACAGAGTTTTATGGTGGGGGATAAGGCGACCGATGTAGATATGGCGCGAAATGCAGGCTGTCGGGGCATTTTGGTGCAAACGGGCTATGGCGATCGCGTTTTAAGTGGCGACTACCAACACCACGCCCAACCGGATTATATCGCCCGCGATTTAGCCGATGCAGTGGGTTGGATTTTAGCCGACGAGTCGCTTTAA
- a CDS encoding glycosyltransferase family 9 protein, producing the protein MRVVALVPGGIGDQILFFPTLDDLKRSYPEAEIDVVVEPRAKGAYRVCKSVESAIPYDFKDRNSLADWGNLLGVIRDREYDVALSLGQRSTVGLLLWLTGIPVRVGYGKTASWFLTNPVTLKPEQYAAQMYHDLLQGLGITTPCPELAINVPKKDIEWANAEQKRLGIGENGYLLLHGGSSQLAKDKGLDKIYPGDRWQQVIQNLQQKQPDLPIVVLQGPDDREFVSTLLATAPNVKVTSPEDVGKLAATIANANLLLCTDSAPMHLGVAVKTPTIALFGPTDPAKLLPQSDRYIAIQSPTGKMSDIPPQAILDKLLGN; encoded by the coding sequence ATGAGAGTAGTAGCCCTTGTGCCTGGGGGAATTGGCGATCAAATTCTGTTTTTCCCCACCCTAGATGACCTGAAACGTTCTTATCCTGAAGCCGAGATCGATGTCGTTGTAGAACCTCGCGCCAAGGGCGCTTATCGCGTTTGTAAGTCTGTGGAAAGTGCGATTCCCTACGACTTCAAGGATCGCAATAGTCTGGCAGACTGGGGTAATTTATTAGGGGTGATTCGCGATCGCGAATACGATGTCGCCCTATCCCTCGGTCAACGCTCAACGGTTGGTTTGCTATTATGGCTCACGGGCATTCCCGTCCGCGTTGGGTATGGTAAAACCGCATCTTGGTTTCTGACCAATCCCGTGACGCTGAAGCCCGAACAATATGCCGCCCAGATGTATCACGATTTACTGCAAGGTTTGGGCATTACTACCCCTTGTCCAGAACTGGCGATTAATGTCCCCAAAAAAGATATTGAATGGGCCAATGCCGAGCAAAAACGTCTAGGAATTGGCGAAAATGGCTATTTGTTGCTGCATGGCGGTTCTAGCCAACTGGCCAAAGACAAAGGTCTTGATAAGATTTATCCGGGCGATCGCTGGCAGCAAGTGATTCAGAATTTGCAGCAAAAGCAACCCGATTTACCGATTGTCGTTCTCCAGGGGCCGGACGATCGCGAGTTTGTCAGCACCTTACTGGCAACCGCTCCCAATGTCAAAGTCACCTCGCCGGAGGATGTGGGCAAACTTGCAGCGACGATCGCTAATGCAAACTTACTCTTATGTACCGATAGCGCCCCCATGCACTTAGGGGTGGCGGTGAAAACACCAACTATTGCGCTATTTGGGCCAACCGATCCGGCCAAATTGCTGCCTCAGAGCGATCGCTATATTGCCATTCAATCCCCAACGGGCAAAATGAGCGATATTCCGCCCCAAGCAATTTTAGATAAACTGTTGGGCAACTAG